The following coding sequences are from one Limnobacter sp. SAORIC-580 window:
- the leuS gene encoding leucine--tRNA ligase, with the protein MFDKYAAQDIENAVQGQWKESDAYRAEAFAKDASGKLKPKYYCVSMLPYPSGKLHMGHVRNYTINDVMIRQKRMKGYNTLMPMGWDAFGMPAENAAMANGKPPAAWTYSNIDYMKKQMESMGLAIDWSKEVATCKPDYYKWNQWLFLKMLEKGIVYKKTGTVNWDPIDQTVLANEQVIDGKGWRSGAVVEKRDIPMYYMAITDYADVLLEDLNGLQWPERVKVMQENWIGKSTGVRFAFPHEIKNAAGELVQDGRMYVFTTRADTIMGVTFCAVAAEHPLASLAADSNPELQAFIAECKAGGVAEADMATMEKKGMPTGLSVTHPLTGESVPVWVGNYVLMSYGDGAVMGVPAHDERDFAFALKYGIAIKQVIDVKGEVFNNAEWAEWYGDKERGVCVASGPLDGLNYTAAVDKVAELLAAKGIGEKRIQFRLRDWGISRQRYWGTPIPMIYCDTCGDVPVPEADLPVVLPEDLVPDGSGNPLAKSAAFYECKCPKCGKPARRETDTMDTFVDSSWYFTRYVCNDANTMTDERSDYWMPMDQYIGGIEHAILHLLYSRFWTKVMNDLGLVKFREPATALLTQGMVLNDTYYTEEANGKKIWINPADVSVEFDDKGRPVSAKLSNIGAPVHIGGVEKMSKSKNNGIDPQALIDQYGADTARLFTMFAAPPEQSLEWSDSGVEGAHRFLKRLYQLALNQQVAIKAQPVLNTAELSKAAQNTRRDVHEILKQANFDYDRHQYNTVVSAGMKMLNTLDAFASETNTPADHAVLAEGLSILLRVLYPIVPHITCHLWSSLNYSAAHGELLDAPWPEVDEKALVRSELTLMVQVNGKLRGSIEVAADADKASIESTALASEAAQKFMEGKPAKKVIVVPGKLVNIVV; encoded by the coding sequence ATGTTCGACAAATACGCCGCCCAAGACATTGAAAATGCCGTTCAAGGCCAATGGAAAGAATCGGACGCCTACAGGGCCGAGGCTTTCGCAAAAGATGCAAGCGGCAAACTAAAGCCCAAGTACTACTGCGTTTCCATGCTGCCATACCCAAGCGGCAAGCTGCACATGGGCCATGTGCGCAACTACACCATCAACGATGTGATGATTCGCCAAAAGCGCATGAAGGGCTACAACACCTTGATGCCCATGGGGTGGGATGCGTTCGGCATGCCAGCTGAAAACGCAGCGATGGCCAACGGCAAGCCGCCAGCAGCCTGGACCTACAGCAACATCGACTACATGAAAAAACAGATGGAATCGATGGGTTTGGCGATTGACTGGTCCAAGGAAGTAGCCACCTGCAAACCCGATTACTACAAGTGGAACCAGTGGTTGTTTTTGAAGATGCTTGAGAAAGGCATTGTGTACAAGAAAACAGGCACCGTGAACTGGGACCCGATTGACCAAACCGTGCTGGCCAATGAACAGGTCATTGACGGCAAAGGCTGGCGCTCGGGCGCTGTGGTTGAAAAGCGAGATATCCCCATGTATTACATGGCGATTACCGATTACGCCGATGTGTTGCTCGAGGATTTGAATGGCCTGCAGTGGCCAGAGCGCGTCAAAGTGATGCAAGAAAACTGGATTGGCAAATCCACCGGCGTGCGTTTTGCTTTCCCGCATGAAATCAAAAATGCTGCGGGTGAATTGGTTCAAGACGGCAGAATGTATGTGTTCACCACACGCGCCGACACCATCATGGGCGTCACCTTCTGCGCCGTGGCCGCCGAACACCCGCTGGCCTCACTGGCTGCTGATAGCAACCCTGAACTGCAAGCCTTCATCGCTGAATGCAAAGCTGGCGGCGTGGCCGAGGCTGACATGGCCACCATGGAAAAGAAGGGCATGCCCACTGGCCTGAGCGTAACGCACCCACTGACCGGCGAAAGCGTGCCAGTTTGGGTGGGCAACTATGTGCTGATGAGCTACGGCGACGGCGCTGTAATGGGCGTGCCTGCGCACGATGAGCGCGACTTTGCGTTTGCCTTGAAATACGGCATTGCGATCAAGCAAGTCATCGACGTGAAAGGCGAAGTATTCAACAACGCCGAATGGGCTGAATGGTACGGCGACAAAGAACGCGGTGTTTGCGTGGCCAGCGGCCCGCTGGATGGTTTGAATTACACCGCAGCTGTCGACAAAGTTGCCGAGCTTTTGGCCGCCAAAGGCATTGGCGAAAAACGCATCCAGTTCCGCCTGCGCGACTGGGGCATTTCACGCCAGCGCTACTGGGGCACCCCCATTCCCATGATTTACTGCGACACCTGTGGCGATGTTCCCGTACCTGAAGCAGACCTGCCCGTGGTGCTGCCCGAAGACCTGGTGCCCGATGGCAGCGGCAACCCGTTGGCCAAAAGCGCTGCATTCTATGAATGCAAATGCCCCAAGTGCGGTAAACCCGCGCGCCGTGAAACAGACACCATGGACACCTTCGTCGATTCCAGCTGGTATTTCACGCGTTATGTTTGTAACGACGCAAACACGATGACTGACGAACGCAGCGATTACTGGATGCCCATGGACCAGTACATCGGCGGCATTGAACATGCCATTTTGCACCTGCTTTACAGTCGCTTCTGGACCAAGGTCATGAACGACCTGGGCCTGGTGAAATTCCGAGAGCCCGCCACCGCCCTGCTCACCCAAGGCATGGTGCTGAACGACACCTATTACACCGAAGAAGCCAATGGCAAAAAAATCTGGATCAACCCGGCCGATGTGTCGGTTGAGTTTGACGACAAGGGTCGGCCTGTCTCTGCAAAACTCAGCAACATTGGAGCACCCGTGCACATTGGTGGTGTTGAGAAAATGTCGAAGTCCAAAAACAATGGCATCGACCCACAAGCGTTGATCGACCAATATGGCGCCGACACGGCACGATTGTTCACCATGTTTGCCGCCCCGCCAGAACAAAGCCTGGAGTGGAGCGACTCAGGCGTAGAAGGCGCTCACCGCTTCCTGAAACGCCTGTATCAACTGGCACTGAATCAGCAAGTGGCCATTAAGGCCCAACCCGTTCTAAACACTGCAGAATTGAGCAAAGCGGCTCAGAACACTCGCCGCGATGTACATGAAATTTTGAAACAGGCCAACTTTGACTACGATCGCCACCAGTACAACACCGTGGTGTCTGCCGGCATGAAAATGCTGAACACGCTGGATGCATTTGCCAGTGAAACAAACACGCCAGCAGACCATGCCGTACTGGCAGAAGGCTTGAGCATTTTATTGCGTGTGCTGTACCCGATTGTGCCGCACATCACCTGCCACTTGTGGAGCAGCCTGAATTACAGCGCAGCTCACGGTGAGCTTCTGGATGCACCATGGCCCGAAGTGGACGAGAAAGCCTTGGTGCGCTCAGAACTCACCCTGATGGTACAAGTGAACGGCAAACTGCGAGGCAGCATTGAAGTAGCCGCCGACGCTGACAAAGCCAGCATCGAGAGTACTGCATTGGCCAGTGAAGCTGCGCAAAAATTCATGGAAGGAAAACCGGCCAAAAAAGTGATTGTGGTACCTGGCAAACTGGTCAACATCGTTGTTTAA
- a CDS encoding LPS-assembly lipoprotein LptE: MKRFFQTIALLATTLALTACGFQLRGQYNFDFEKIELRGMENSEMNRNMDLQLQILNLKVNPPEGAPLKLNLISETRDRSIVTFSATGRAREVRITYELLYSVVDKNGDFLIATSQLSQRRELTYTDDQILGKEAEENQLYTEMQRDIARQITGRLSALQLGSKGQAAK, from the coding sequence ATGAAACGTTTCTTTCAAACCATCGCCCTGCTGGCAACAACATTGGCGCTGACAGCCTGCGGCTTTCAGTTGCGTGGCCAGTACAACTTCGACTTTGAAAAAATCGAGTTGCGCGGCATGGAGAATTCAGAAATGAACCGCAACATGGACTTGCAACTTCAAATTCTGAACCTGAAGGTAAACCCGCCTGAAGGTGCGCCCTTGAAGTTAAATTTGATCAGCGAAACGCGCGACCGCAGCATTGTCACCTTCAGTGCCACAGGCCGTGCGCGCGAGGTTCGAATTACCTATGAATTGTTGTATAGCGTGGTGGACAAAAACGGCGACTTCCTGATTGCCACCAGCCAACTGAGCCAAAGGCGCGAACTCACCTACACCGACGATCAAATTTTGGGCAAGGAAGCCGAGGAAAACCAGCTTTACACCGAAATGCAGCGCGACATCGCGCGCCAAATTACCGGGCGGCTAAGCGCCTTGCAATTGGGATCAAAAGGGCAAGCAGCAAAGTGA
- the holA gene encoding DNA polymerase III subunit delta, with product MKQIALDTWLNDGANTALPQLLCVFTDEPLFATQAADLYRQRLKKQTDYQRQIVEVDRQFDPQEFLSLFAEASLFGDVSLVDLRINQPKLGKEAAEALAKAAQWIAAGDTGHYLLVNAPKLNKTQEKSAGFAELLTKGTEIACRPVGADTLPGWIAQAAKRKGVQLNRETCSWLAEKTEGNLLVAHQTIEKLALEHQGAVDIEQVQGMVANSARFNVFDLGGSLLAGDARRITRMMEGLEAEGEAPTLVLWALQEEIRAIRDTQQAMRRGMSLSDACRQNRIWGQRQNHIAAALKRHNPGSLQKLTAWCYAAEKTIKGMKQGNPWTLFEIIGLGVAGIEPPELWTS from the coding sequence GTGAAACAGATTGCGCTTGACACTTGGTTAAACGATGGCGCAAACACCGCTTTGCCTCAACTGCTGTGCGTATTCACCGATGAACCGCTTTTTGCAACCCAAGCCGCCGACCTGTACCGCCAGCGACTGAAAAAACAAACCGATTACCAGCGCCAAATTGTGGAAGTAGATCGGCAATTTGACCCGCAAGAGTTTTTGTCGCTGTTTGCTGAAGCATCATTGTTTGGCGACGTTTCGCTGGTTGATTTGAGAATCAATCAACCCAAACTCGGCAAAGAAGCGGCAGAGGCCTTGGCCAAAGCAGCCCAGTGGATCGCTGCAGGTGATACCGGGCATTACCTGCTGGTCAACGCTCCGAAGCTAAACAAAACCCAGGAAAAAAGTGCTGGTTTTGCAGAATTGCTGACCAAAGGCACCGAGATTGCCTGCCGCCCAGTGGGCGCCGACACCCTACCCGGCTGGATAGCACAAGCCGCCAAACGCAAAGGCGTACAATTAAACCGTGAAACTTGTAGTTGGCTGGCCGAGAAAACCGAGGGTAACCTGCTGGTGGCGCATCAAACCATTGAAAAGCTGGCACTTGAACACCAAGGGGCCGTGGACATTGAACAGGTGCAAGGCATGGTTGCCAATTCGGCGCGTTTCAATGTGTTCGATTTGGGCGGCAGCCTGCTGGCCGGGGACGCCAGACGAATTACCCGAATGATGGAAGGCTTGGAAGCCGAAGGGGAGGCCCCCACTTTGGTACTTTGGGCCTTGCAAGAGGAAATTCGTGCCATTCGCGACACACAGCAGGCCATGCGGCGTGGAATGTCTTTGTCGGATGCCTGCCGACAAAATAGAATTTGGGGACAAAGGCAAAACCACATTGCGGCCGCCCTGAAACGCCACAACCCTGGCAGCCTTCAAAAACTGACCGCTTGGTGTTATGCCGCTGAAAAAACCATCAAAGGCATGAAACAGGGCAACCCCTGGACCCTCTTTGAGATTATCGGCCTGGGTGTGGCGGGCATAGAACCGCCCGAATTGTGGACCAGTTGA
- a CDS encoding glutamate-5-semialdehyde dehydrogenase, with amino-acid sequence MSIEEQILAIGKKARAAAVYMAKANTHAKNAALLETAKLIRANKAALTQANQADMAQAQANGLEAALLDRLALSDKAIETMAEGLEQIAQLPDPIGEMTDFKNRPTGIQVGKMRVPLGVIGIIYESRPNVTVDAAGLCIKSGNATILRGGSEAFRCNQALAAIVAQGLEAAGLPADAVQVIDTTDRAAVGTLITMTEYVDVIVPRGGKGLIERISRDAKVPVIKHLDGICHVFIDESANLSHAANIAENAKTHRYGTCNTMETLLVHAHVAKPALAELAQRYAAKGVELRGCKRTMALLPSVKAATEEDWSTEYLAPILSIKVVDSLDEAIAHINQYGSHHTDCIVTENHSHAMRFIREVDSASVMVNASTRFADGFEYGLGAEIGISTDKIHARGPVGLEGLTSQKYVVFGHGETRN; translated from the coding sequence ATGAGCATTGAAGAACAAATTCTGGCCATTGGCAAAAAGGCCCGCGCAGCCGCTGTTTACATGGCCAAAGCCAACACGCACGCGAAAAACGCAGCATTGCTTGAAACAGCCAAGCTGATTCGCGCCAACAAGGCTGCGCTAACCCAGGCCAATCAAGCCGATATGGCACAAGCCCAAGCAAATGGCTTGGAGGCAGCATTGCTTGATCGCCTTGCATTAAGCGACAAGGCCATTGAAACCATGGCAGAAGGCCTGGAGCAAATTGCCCAACTGCCCGATCCAATTGGCGAGATGACCGATTTCAAAAACCGCCCGACTGGCATTCAAGTGGGCAAAATGCGTGTGCCCTTGGGCGTCATCGGTATTATTTATGAAAGCCGCCCGAACGTTACGGTAGACGCCGCTGGCCTTTGCATAAAATCGGGCAATGCCACCATTTTGCGTGGCGGCTCCGAGGCGTTCCGTTGCAACCAGGCCTTGGCTGCGATCGTTGCACAAGGTTTGGAGGCAGCAGGTTTGCCCGCTGATGCCGTTCAAGTGATCGACACCACGGACCGCGCAGCAGTGGGCACATTGATTACCATGACTGAATATGTTGATGTGATTGTGCCTCGAGGTGGCAAAGGCTTGATTGAGCGGATTTCCCGCGATGCGAAGGTGCCTGTGATCAAGCACCTGGATGGCATTTGCCATGTTTTCATTGATGAGTCTGCAAACCTTAGCCATGCGGCCAACATTGCCGAGAATGCGAAAACCCACCGGTATGGCACCTGCAACACCATGGAAACTTTGCTGGTTCACGCCCATGTGGCCAAGCCCGCCTTGGCGGAACTTGCGCAGCGTTACGCAGCCAAAGGCGTCGAACTTCGCGGCTGCAAACGAACCATGGCGCTGTTACCCAGTGTAAAAGCGGCCACCGAGGAAGACTGGAGCACTGAATACCTCGCACCAATTTTGTCAATCAAAGTGGTCGACAGTCTTGACGAGGCCATCGCCCACATCAACCAATACGGGTCGCACCACACCGACTGCATCGTGACGGAAAACCACAGTCACGCCATGCGCTTTATTCGGGAAGTGGATTCCGCCTCTGTGATGGTCAATGCATCAACCCGTTTTGCTGACGGATTTGAATATGGCTTGGGTGCCGAAATCGGCATTTCCACCGATAAAATTCATGCGCGTGGCCCGGTCGGCCTTGAGGGCCTGACGAGCCAAAAGTACGTGGTGTTTGGCCACGGCGAAACAAGAAACTGA
- a CDS encoding CopD family protein, with translation MDGYLWVKAFHILFVASWFAGLFYLPRIFVNLAMETEPAATARLLQMAKKLYKFMTLLAIPALLLGFALVGVYQIGVGGQSGWLHAKIFVVFAIAGYHYSCGRILRKFEAGQNTRSHTYFRWFNEVPVVLMTIAIILVVVKPF, from the coding sequence ATGGACGGTTACCTGTGGGTGAAAGCCTTTCACATTTTGTTTGTCGCTTCCTGGTTTGCGGGTTTGTTTTACCTGCCCAGAATTTTTGTAAACCTGGCCATGGAAACGGAGCCAGCCGCCACAGCGCGCTTGCTGCAAATGGCGAAAAAACTTTACAAATTCATGACCCTTCTGGCCATTCCAGCCTTGTTGCTGGGTTTTGCGCTGGTGGGGGTATACCAAATTGGTGTTGGTGGGCAAAGTGGTTGGCTACATGCAAAAATTTTCGTTGTTTTCGCCATTGCCGGTTACCACTACAGCTGCGGTCGCATTCTGCGCAAATTTGAAGCAGGCCAAAACACACGCAGTCACACATACTTCCGGTGGTTCAATGAGGTGCCCGTGGTACTCATGACCATCGCCATCATCCTGGTGGTAGTCAAACCTTTCTAA